The following coding sequences lie in one Polyodon spathula isolate WHYD16114869_AA chromosome 37, ASM1765450v1, whole genome shotgun sequence genomic window:
- the LOC121304224 gene encoding NF-kappa-B inhibitor delta-like codes for MHWQKPPKEKLCYPPPTVKKLLEQKRKRETISASTGTPAASPSVPTPVQGIEPGQSSFPESMGAAGPVPQTGFNEWQQSQPSPPTQHNYYPQEEYFHYSPPIPGAYPPMSSSYSPVQTPPELHNFDEHVSSPLVAMALPQASSFHWPQQTGGQCQGTAGIHLFGASAMQMDSGQLEAARMFIQRLDISKKVWQDEDGDTILHIYTAKGLREFAYAAAEHLRELGKLDSKEHKGKTPLLVAVTANQPAIVQDLISLGADVNACDIKGQTALHLAATYGFPSVMRAVLYGGLSMPVDLEIRNFEGLTPLHCAVISHSSTLKSLASQPDMQSQAQDKLSCIHLLLQHGASPISQDIKSNKTVLHLAVKEGNLPLVQFLLELNYPEMYNFVNMKAHGNTALHMAAGLHGHCYQEDIVRLLLSRGADPSIRNLENDQAAHLLQPGERGEQLKHILKKGRVMSSSRRRIVSL; via the exons cgCCAAAGGAGAAGCTGTGTTACCCTCCGCCCACTGTAAAGAAACTGCTGGAGCAGAAGCGCAAGCGAGAGACCATCTCTGCAAGCACTGGGACCCCCGCTGCCAGCCCCTCA GTGCCAACACCAGTTCAAGGTATCGAACCAG GTCAGAGTAGCTTCCCGGAGAGCATGGGTGCCGCTGGTCCTGTCCCCCAGACTGGGTTTAATGAATGGCAACAGTCCCAGCCATCCCCTCCCACCCAGCACAACTACTACCCCCAGGAAGAATATTTCCATTACAGCCCCCCCATCCCCGGAGCGTACCCGCCCATGAGCAGCAGCTACAGTCCTGTGCAGACGCCCCCTGAATTGCATAATTTT GATGAACATGTGTCTTCTCCATTGGTGGCTATGGCTTTGCCTCAAGCCTCCAGTTTCCACTGGCCGCAGCAGACAGGAGGGCAGTGCCAGGGGACCGCAGGGATCCACCTCTTCGGGGCATCTGCGATGCAGATGGACAGTGGGCAGCTGGAGGCGGCCAGGATGTTCATCCAGAGATTGGACATCAGCAAGAAGGTGTGGCAGGACGAGGACGGAGACAC GATCCTGCACATCTACACAGCAAAGGGCTTGAGAGAGTTTGCGTATGCAGCTGCGGAGCACCTCCGTGAGCTGGGAAAGCTGGACTCTAAAGAGCACAAGGGGAAG ACTCCTCTGCTGGTAGCGGTCACAGCCAATCAGCCTGCAATCGTTCAGGACCTGATTTCTCTGGGCGCTGATGTCAATGCCTGTGATATCAAGGGGCAGACGGCTCTCCACCTCGCGGCGACGTATGGCTTCCCTTCCGTCATGCGG GCTGTTCTGTATGGAGGACTAAGCATGCCCGTTGATCTGGAGATTCGCAACTTTGAAG GCCTGACCCcgctgcactgtgctgtcatcTCCCACAGCTCCACCCTGAAAAGCCTGGCTTCCCAGCCAGATATGCAGAGCCAGGCCCAGGACAAGCTGAGCTGCATTCACCTGCTCCTGCAGCACGGAGCTTCACCCATCAGCCAG GATATAAAGAGCAACAAGACTGTGCTTCACTTGGCTGTGAAGGAGGGGAACCTGCCTCTGGTTCAATTCCTCTTGGAGCTCAACTATCCGGAAATGTACAACTTTGTCAACATGAAG GCCCATggcaacactgcactgcacatggCGGCTGGGCTCCATGGTCACTGCTACCAGGAGGATATTGTGCGCCTGCTGCTGAGCCGAGGGGCCGATCCCAGCATCCGCAACCTGGAGAATGACCAGGCAGCCCACCTGCTGCAGCCTGGAGAGAGGGGGGAGCAG CTCAAGCACATCCTGAAAAAGGGCAGAGTGATGTCATCCTCTCGTCGCAGAATCGTCTCCTTATAG